One window of the Archangium primigenium genome contains the following:
- the queD gene encoding 6-carboxytetrahydropterin synthase QueD — protein sequence MEPTTVKKPALVTEIAREFTFEAAHFLPHVPPGHKCARVHGHSYRVEVTLRGPVHPVQGWVVDFAELTALWQPLHAQLDHRLLNEVPGLENPTSELLAAWVFERVNIPGTQVAKVRVSETCTSSCTVYAAGT from the coding sequence ATGGAGCCCACCACCGTCAAGAAGCCCGCCCTCGTCACGGAGATCGCGCGGGAGTTCACCTTCGAGGCCGCGCACTTCCTGCCCCACGTGCCCCCGGGGCACAAGTGCGCGCGGGTGCACGGACACAGCTACCGCGTGGAGGTCACCCTGCGCGGTCCCGTGCACCCCGTGCAAGGCTGGGTGGTGGACTTCGCGGAGCTCACCGCCCTCTGGCAGCCGCTCCACGCCCAGCTCGATCACCGCCTGCTCAACGAGGTGCCCGGCCTGGAGAACCCCACGAGCGAGCTGCTCGCGGCCTGGGTGTTCGAGCGCGTGAACATCCCCGGCACCCAGGTGGCCAAGGTCCGCGTCTCCGAGACGTGCACCTCGTCGTGCACCGTCTACGCCGCGGGCACCTGA
- a CDS encoding SDR family oxidoreductase — translation MADWAIITGASRGIGRAAAARFVAEGWRVMNVSRQACPEPGVLNLSVDLSVPGWEATVERALGESLGQAPGGRVCLVHNAALYGHDDALSLTGAHLRRVLEVNVVAPAVLNALARPYLTDGSSILYVGSTLSEKAVRGAATYVTSKHALVGLMRATCQDLTGTRIHTVCVCPGFTDTEMLRESVGSSEAALAATAARHTQGRLIAPEEIADVLVYCARSPVLNGAVLHANLGQIET, via the coding sequence ATGGCGGATTGGGCGATCATCACCGGCGCGAGCCGGGGCATTGGACGCGCGGCGGCGGCGCGCTTCGTCGCGGAGGGCTGGCGCGTGATGAATGTCTCGCGCCAGGCGTGCCCCGAGCCCGGCGTGCTCAACCTGTCCGTGGACCTGTCCGTCCCGGGCTGGGAGGCCACCGTGGAGCGCGCCCTGGGCGAGTCGCTCGGACAGGCACCGGGCGGCCGGGTGTGCCTCGTGCACAACGCGGCCTTGTATGGGCATGACGACGCGCTGTCCCTCACGGGCGCGCACCTGCGGCGCGTGCTGGAGGTCAACGTCGTGGCCCCCGCGGTGCTCAACGCCCTGGCGCGCCCCTACCTCACCGATGGCTCCTCCATCCTCTACGTGGGCTCCACGCTGTCGGAGAAGGCCGTGCGGGGCGCCGCCACCTACGTGACGTCCAAGCACGCGCTCGTGGGGCTCATGCGCGCCACCTGCCAGGACCTGACGGGCACGCGGATCCACACCGTGTGCGTCTGCCCCGGCTTCACGGACACGGAGATGCTGCGCGAGAGCGTGGGCAGCAGCGAGGCGGCGCTCGCGGCCACGGCGGCGCGGCACACCCAGGGCCGGCTCATCGCTCCCGAGGAGATCGCCGACGTGCTCGTGTACTGCGCCCGCTCGCCGGTGCTCAACGGCGCGGTGCTGCACGCCAACCTGGGGCAGATCGAGACCTGA
- a CDS encoding Rieske 2Fe-2S domain-containing protein encodes MAVNVAASAHVPRHPESPWFRAWYAACASEDLRPGQVRAWSLAGRELVLFRTESGQVQALAAHCPHMGAHLARGTVVGECLRCPLHHLAFDGRGVCHPPRRLSQRAFPVVERHGNVLVFNGPVVLFPPPQVGPPALRWRAAPPVTVKCGWLPLVTNAFDIEHLRTVHLRELREPPRLERPDAFTLRLRFTSRVTGNGLSDRMMKALSGDHIRVTLTLYGGSLLAVESDLGRVRGALLAAFLPHPEGTQVTLSVASPPSLLPGLAPARLALSRWLYTAFLHRDLSVLEGMRFQSAAAREDPVLRPLLDFIAQLPEDPDDAPPG; translated from the coding sequence ATGGCGGTCAATGTCGCGGCATCGGCGCACGTCCCGCGCCACCCGGAGTCCCCGTGGTTCCGCGCCTGGTACGCGGCCTGCGCCTCGGAGGACTTGCGGCCCGGACAGGTGCGCGCGTGGAGTCTGGCGGGACGGGAGCTGGTGCTCTTCCGGACGGAGTCGGGACAGGTGCAGGCGCTCGCGGCGCACTGTCCCCACATGGGCGCGCACCTGGCGCGGGGCACGGTGGTGGGCGAGTGCCTGCGCTGTCCCCTGCACCACCTGGCGTTCGACGGCCGCGGCGTCTGTCATCCCCCGCGGCGGCTGTCCCAGCGGGCCTTTCCCGTGGTGGAGCGCCACGGCAACGTGCTCGTGTTCAACGGGCCGGTGGTGCTCTTTCCCCCGCCCCAGGTGGGCCCGCCCGCGCTGCGCTGGCGCGCCGCCCCGCCCGTGACGGTGAAGTGCGGGTGGCTGCCCCTGGTGACCAACGCCTTCGACATCGAGCACCTGCGCACCGTGCATCTGCGCGAACTGCGCGAGCCCCCGCGCCTCGAGCGGCCCGATGCCTTCACCCTGCGCCTGCGCTTCACCTCGCGCGTGACCGGCAACGGGCTGTCGGACCGGATGATGAAGGCATTGTCCGGAGATCACATCCGCGTCACCCTGACGCTGTATGGCGGCAGCCTGCTCGCGGTGGAGAGCGACCTCGGCCGCGTGCGTGGCGCCCTGCTCGCAGCCTTCCTCCCCCACCCCGAGGGCACCCAGGTGACGCTGTCCGTCGCCTCGCCCCCGAGCCTCCTGCCGGGCCTCGCCCCGGCCCGGCTCGCCCTGTCGCGCTGGCTCTACACGGCGTTCCTCCACCGGGACCTGTCCGTGCTGGAGGGCATGCGCTTCCAGTCCGCCGCCGCCCGGGAGGACCCGGTGCTGCGCCCCCTGCTCGACTTCATCGCCCAGCTGCCCGAGGACCCGGATGACGCGCCCCCCGGATGA
- a CDS encoding fatty acid desaturase: MTRPPDDTPIPATLNGVLLAGALAGAMACLWLASHLEPLWARLLAALAFSYVNNTVFSLLHEATHGVLHPSRRVNDALGRLAAAFFPTLYTLQRAFHLTHHRDNRTPRERFDYLQPGDNRFLKHAQWYSILTGLYWAFVPVGAATFALFPGLARRLQGKGTRYGAQTGAESYFARVEHLPPATLRAEALLALGVQLGLVWGLGLTASGWALCYGAFAVNWSSLQYADHAWSPLDVHEGAWDLRVSAPVRWLFLNYHYHRAHHRHPRVPWIHLGRYVDPEAPRPAFSQVWLSMWRGPRPLPVPGERP; encoded by the coding sequence ATGACGCGCCCCCCGGATGACACGCCCATTCCCGCCACCCTCAACGGCGTGCTCCTGGCGGGCGCGCTGGCGGGCGCCATGGCGTGCCTGTGGCTCGCCTCGCACCTGGAGCCGCTGTGGGCCCGGCTGCTCGCCGCCCTCGCCTTCTCCTACGTCAACAACACCGTCTTCTCGCTGCTGCACGAGGCGACCCACGGCGTGCTCCACCCCTCGCGGCGCGTCAACGACGCCCTGGGGCGCCTGGCCGCCGCCTTCTTCCCCACGCTCTACACCCTGCAGCGCGCCTTCCACCTCACCCACCACCGCGACAACCGCACCCCGCGCGAGCGCTTCGACTACCTGCAACCCGGCGACAACCGCTTCCTCAAGCACGCGCAGTGGTACTCCATCCTCACCGGGCTCTACTGGGCCTTCGTGCCGGTGGGCGCCGCCACCTTCGCGCTCTTCCCCGGGCTCGCGCGGCGGCTCCAGGGCAAGGGCACGCGCTACGGGGCGCAGACGGGCGCGGAGAGCTACTTCGCCCGGGTGGAGCACCTGCCCCCCGCCACGCTCCGCGCCGAGGCCCTGCTCGCGCTCGGCGTGCAGCTCGGCCTGGTGTGGGGCCTCGGGCTCACCGCGTCCGGATGGGCCCTGTGCTACGGGGCCTTCGCCGTCAACTGGAGCTCGCTCCAGTACGCGGACCATGCCTGGTCGCCCCTGGACGTGCACGAGGGCGCGTGGGATTTGCGCGTGAGCGCGCCCGTGCGCTGGCTCTTCCTCAACTACCACTACCACCGCGCCCACCACCGCCACCCGCGCGTGCCGTGGATCCACCTGGGCCGCTACGTGGACCCCGAGGCGCCCCGCCCCGCGTTCTCCCAGGTGTGGCTGTCCATGTGGCGGGGCCCCCGCCCGCTGCCCGTCCCTGGGGAGCGGCCATGA
- a CDS encoding phosphatase PAP2 family protein: MSRPPLFALPRREDVALTAAMAAGFTLFFLLVYGGASWVTGFYPGGVRVDLPFERHIPFVPAWSAVYVSMDVLLLLCLFVLRTWKDLLPLVLALAVETVVGAVCFLVLPVEVAWPARQVHDGSAFMFLVADTMNLERNYLPSLHVAFACTGALAYGERGGWLARVGFSLWALAIAASTLLIHEHHLVDVLAGALLAWGTWRLVAPFARRADVQEALRVEALCAREMYRFSRRHLRYLPPALVLYRYALTGWRTTRVARTGFCFLQLVDDVLDGDRAVEGEPLEWVDGLLARLESGRSDPGDVALTLGRWFLAELRNDEARAEVLQLVRTMRRDRERVRGRQELSEAALRAHHRETFTLSVSLMLHAARAEARALEAPALLDAFGWCSAMRDLREDLRKGLFNVPAEVARAVRAEGGDPWHYPSLVDSVAGQAWLRAEHRRARALLDTAREELKALEGRSGVALLGLFQRSIEGFWAKRLPRRLPFLRVPEGVSPSPSGAP, encoded by the coding sequence ATGAGCCGCCCGCCGCTGTTCGCCCTGCCCCGGCGCGAGGACGTGGCGCTCACGGCCGCGATGGCCGCGGGCTTCACGCTCTTCTTCCTGCTCGTGTACGGCGGCGCGAGCTGGGTGACGGGCTTCTACCCGGGCGGCGTGCGCGTGGACCTGCCCTTCGAGCGTCACATCCCCTTCGTGCCCGCGTGGTCGGCCGTCTACGTGAGCATGGACGTGCTGCTGCTCTTGTGTCTGTTCGTCCTGCGCACGTGGAAGGACCTGCTGCCCCTGGTGCTCGCGCTCGCGGTGGAGACCGTGGTGGGCGCGGTGTGCTTCCTGGTGCTGCCCGTGGAGGTGGCCTGGCCCGCGCGGCAGGTGCACGACGGCTCCGCCTTCATGTTCCTCGTGGCCGACACGATGAACCTGGAGCGCAACTACCTGCCGTCGCTCCATGTCGCGTTCGCGTGCACCGGGGCCCTGGCCTATGGCGAGCGCGGCGGGTGGCTCGCGCGGGTGGGCTTCTCCCTGTGGGCCCTGGCCATCGCGGCCTCCACGCTGCTCATCCACGAGCACCACCTGGTGGACGTGCTCGCGGGGGCGCTGCTCGCCTGGGGCACCTGGCGCCTCGTGGCCCCGTTCGCCCGGCGCGCGGACGTCCAGGAGGCCCTGCGCGTGGAGGCGCTCTGCGCCCGGGAGATGTACCGCTTCTCGCGCCGGCACCTGCGCTACCTCCCGCCCGCGCTGGTGCTCTACCGCTACGCGCTGACGGGCTGGCGCACCACCCGCGTGGCCCGCACGGGCTTCTGCTTCCTGCAGCTCGTGGACGACGTGCTGGACGGCGACCGGGCGGTGGAGGGCGAGCCGCTCGAGTGGGTGGACGGGCTGCTCGCGCGGCTGGAGTCGGGACGCAGCGACCCCGGAGACGTGGCGCTCACCCTGGGCCGGTGGTTCCTCGCGGAGCTGCGCAACGACGAGGCGCGGGCCGAGGTGCTCCAGCTCGTGCGCACCATGCGGCGCGACCGCGAGCGCGTGCGGGGCCGCCAGGAGCTCTCCGAGGCCGCGCTGCGCGCCCACCACCGGGAGACCTTCACCCTGTCCGTGAGCCTGATGCTGCACGCGGCGCGGGCCGAGGCACGCGCCCTGGAGGCCCCGGCGCTCTTGGATGCGTTCGGCTGGTGCTCGGCGATGCGCGACCTGCGAGAGGACCTGCGCAAGGGCCTCTTCAACGTCCCCGCCGAGGTGGCCCGGGCGGTGCGGGCCGAGGGCGGAGACCCCTGGCACTACCCGTCGCTCGTGGACTCGGTGGCGGGCCAGGCATGGCTGCGCGCCGAGCACCGTCGGGCGCGGGCGCTGCTCGACACGGCGCGCGAGGAACTGAAGGCGCTCGAGGGCCGCTCCGGCGTGGCCCTGCTGGGGCTGTTCCAACGTTCCATCGAGGGTTTCTGGGCGAAGCGCCTGCCCCGGCGCCTGCCGTTCCTGCGCGTCCCGGAGGGCGTCAGCCCGTCGCCTTCCGGCGCCCCATGA
- a CDS encoding SgcJ/EcaC family oxidoreductase: protein MNRVLGGVMVCWVLLAPSMLQAQEARAPEGDAATHEALRALKNDMEQALNAQDLDRLLSHLHPDVVFTTMNNDVRVGKDAIRAYYEQMRNGPHRVVEKLTAKFEVDDLTRLYGDTGLAQGSSTDHYVLTDGSDLVVHGRWSCALVKQGDRWLIASFHYSTNVFDNPVLDLVKKRAATFGGVGGVVLLLGGIAVGRFMGRRKATG, encoded by the coding sequence ATGAATCGGGTTCTGGGTGGTGTGATGGTGTGCTGGGTGCTGCTCGCGCCCTCGATGCTTCAGGCGCAGGAGGCGCGCGCTCCGGAAGGGGACGCGGCCACCCACGAGGCGCTGCGCGCGCTCAAGAACGACATGGAGCAGGCGCTCAACGCGCAGGACCTGGACCGGTTGCTCTCGCACCTGCACCCGGACGTGGTCTTCACCACCATGAACAACGACGTGCGCGTGGGCAAGGACGCCATCCGCGCCTACTACGAGCAGATGCGCAATGGCCCCCACCGCGTGGTGGAGAAGCTCACCGCGAAGTTCGAGGTGGATGACCTGACGCGCCTGTACGGCGACACGGGCCTCGCCCAGGGCTCGTCCACGGACCACTACGTGCTCACGGATGGCTCGGACCTCGTCGTCCACGGCCGTTGGAGCTGCGCCCTGGTGAAGCAGGGGGACCGGTGGCTCATCGCCTCCTTCCACTACTCCACCAACGTGTTCGACAACCCCGTGCTGGACCTGGTGAAGAAGCGGGCGGCCACGTTCGGCGGCGTGGGCGGCGTGGTGTTGCTGCTCGGCGGCATCGCCGTGGGCCGCTTCATGGGGCGCCGGAAGGCGACGGGCTGA